Sequence from the Azospirillum formosense genome:
GGGCAGCACCTTCCGCGGCGCCCAGCTTCTGGTCGACGAGCTTCTGGAGGCCGGCATCCTGCGCGAGGCGACGAACCGCGCGCTGGACCGCGTGTTCATCGCCGTCGATCTGGTGCCCTGAGCCGTCGCGACCGGCTCAGCGGTCGCCGGTCAGATGTCGAAATTGACGGGCAGGCCGCCGGTCGCCTGACGGTGGCGCAGGGCGTCGGACAGCGTCTGATTGTCGAGCACCTGGGCGGTGGCGTCGCGCACCTGCACCATCAGCCAGCGCACCGAGCAGGTCGGCGGGTCGATGCAATCCTCGCAGGGGCGGAAGGAATTCTTGCTGGCGCAGGGAATCGGAGCCAGATGCCCGTCGATCAGCCGGATCACCTCGCCAAAGGAAATCTCCTCCGCCGGGCGCGCCAGACGGTAGCCGCCGCTCTTGCCGCGCTTGGCGAACAGCAGGCCGTGCTTGCGCAGCTCCACCAGGATGGCTTCGAGGAACTTGCGCGGAATGTTCTCCCGCTCGGCGATTTCCGCGATCAGGACGAGTTCGTCATCCGTCCGTTCGGCCAGCATGATCAGCGCACGCAGGGCGTATTTGGCTTTTTGCGACAGCATTCGGTCCGGCACCGCCCCCCGCGGCGGAATGGTATAAAGATAAAGTGCCCTCCATATAGCCGTGTTGCCCAGGAATTGGTACCGGTTCTTGCCCTGGAAAACGGCGGCGCGTAAGGTCGTGCACGAATCGATCCCTGACCATGATCATTGACCGGCGAAGGACGCGGCATGCAGACCATCATCGTTCCCGTCACTCCGTTCCAGCAGAACTGCACGGTGCTGTGGTGCCCGGAGACGATGAAGGGAGCCGCCGTCGATCCCGGCGGCGACCTGCCGCGCGTCCTGCGCGCCGCCCAGTCCAAGGGCGTGACGCTGGAGAAGATCCTGGTCACCCACGGCCACATCGACCACGCCGGCGCCGTCGCCGACCTCGCCGACGACCTGAAGCTGCCGATCGAGGGGCCGCACCGCGAGGACCAGTTCTGGATCGACGGCATGCCGATGCAGAGCCAGATGTTCGGCTTCCCGCCGGTCCGCTCCTTCACGCCGGACCGCTGGCTGGAGGAGGGCGACACGGTCACGGTCGGCAACCTGACGCTGGATGTCCACCATTGCCCGGGCCACACGCCGGGCCACGTGGTCTTCGTGCACAAGCCCAGCAAGATCGCCATCGTCGGCGACGTGCTGTTCCAGGGCTCCATCGGCCGCACCGA
This genomic interval carries:
- a CDS encoding Rrf2 family transcriptional regulator, which produces MLSQKAKYALRALIMLAERTDDELVLIAEIAERENIPRKFLEAILVELRKHGLLFAKRGKSGGYRLARPAEEISFGEVIRLIDGHLAPIPCASKNSFRPCEDCIDPPTCSVRWLMVQVRDATAQVLDNQTLSDALRHRQATGGLPVNFDI
- a CDS encoding MBL fold metallo-hydrolase, whose protein sequence is MQTIIVPVTPFQQNCTVLWCPETMKGAAVDPGGDLPRVLRAAQSKGVTLEKILVTHGHIDHAGAVADLADDLKLPIEGPHREDQFWIDGMPMQSQMFGFPPVRSFTPDRWLEEGDTVTVGNLTLDVHHCPGHTPGHVVFVHKPSKIAIVGDVLFQGSIGRTDFPKGNHGDLIESIRSKLFPLGDDVTFIPGHGPTSTIGEERLYNPFLND